The Danio rerio strain Tuebingen ecotype United States chromosome 20, GRCz12tu, whole genome shotgun sequence genome contains the following window.
TATTGACATTTGTTAatcttctgttgttgttgttgttgttgttgttgttgaaagaGTATCATATGAAGTCAaactagggccatatatacttgcaaaataaaagaaagttttgcaaacaaaaaattaagtgttgagcaacaataaataaataaatgcaaacctcctaaaataacaattaagaataggttttgagaaataaaaaccCTGTtcagtcaattgcaatgctcattttgattgGCTTTTTAGTCAACCGTGAGTTTGCAATGTGTTTTTCACTTTGCACTTCTGACAAGGGGGTGGAGTCAATGGAACCCGGGCGTGTACGGCAGCCCTGGACCTGCCTCCATTTAAGTGGCGTTATCACCTGAAGACAGTATCACTGAGGTGGTCATACAGCCCAGTAGGTCTGGGCCTGCTGTAAACACTCAAGTTCCCTTGTAATGTTTGGTTTTGTAAAAGCAATGCTATAAAAgcgttttgcaaatatatatagttttttattttttgtaatattttaggttatttgcactgcttgatttttatttgcatttctttttttggttaaaatttcatttttatttctcagaaatgtattttccctttgcagttctttatttctGTTAGCAAAATTTATTTCTCAAATTAGTTTTTGCTTTGCGATTTTATGgggtttgcatttatttatttattttttttatcaaaacttcattttttgtttgcaaatctttcttttattttgtatgaatGGCCCTTgcccacccctgccctagactgACTCCATAGGTATCTCTGGTTGTTGGCTATAAAAGACCACTCATACCCTGTGGTTAGACCCTTACTCTGATTCTCATTGCTCTTGGTTTCTCTCTGTATGTTTCTTCTAGCTTGATGAAACCACTCAAGATGTGAGCGTCTCGCAGACTAGTTTGGGTGCGGACTACATGGAAGACGTTGCTTGACATCTGAACTGTCAGTTCCTCGTTTTGTACCTTATGTATTTATGGATTTAGTtgacataataaataattaagtattgTCTCACTGTTGActtcctttttttgtgtgtgttgctatttaaaaaaaaatcagaaggatgtaaaaaagaagaagaatctAAAAACggctataaaaatgtttaatgtgaGTAAATTTGCAGTAGAAATAAGAAAATTATTCAGCAAGACTTTTTGAGCCATGCATAAACCACTTGATGCAAAGGTCTGCTTGGTAGATTGCTCTGTCACCCAACATCAACTTTTCACATACAACCATAGTCTAGATTAGTTGATAATGTCAGACAGCTTTGATGGTCTGCCACATACACCTATATGTTCCTGTATGGCGCTCTGTCTGCAGGAGTGAAGCGCCTCCTTCCTGCTAACAGATAAAATAATTGTCATTCTTATTACGCAGCAGTGCTCTGCCCAGGTTGTCTTTCCTCATTAGAAACCAGACGGAAAGAGAAGTCTGAAGCCTCACGCTACATTCCAGAAGACTTGTTTGTGTGAATAGCGGTAAGtgacttcttttttttgtttgtttctttttccaCTTCAGTCGCATGAAttgtttagtttagctcagtttttATTTGCTGTGTATGATTATGATGgtatttttttactataaaaagtTGCAATTACTTGTTAACTAACTCTAATTGGACTATTAGTTGGTGTTGGTGGCCTGCCAGTATTAGTAAAATGAACGATAGTTATTGTCTGTTCTACAAAACGTTAAGTGTTATAATGTCTACTGTATGATGTAGTTGCAAATTTGTCTATGAAAAGAATGCTTGAAAAGACCATCAAAATTAATGATCATTGTATGTTAGTACTTAAACTTTTGGAAAGTTTCTATATTTAGTGAGGCTTTTGCAACGTAAGGATGATCTTTGTTCTCAAAGTGTATGTTGCTTTAAATCGTACATTATTTTTAGGCATTTGTTTTTGTGGCAGTTTGTGAATGTGCATGATTCTGTATGCTAGAAGATGCTAAAGATaaaaactatgtaaaaaaaaGTCTGCCAAAATTTTCATACTACAGTTCCTCTTGTGAGTTCTTCATTGTGTGCATGAACTAAAAGTGTTTATGGATACAAACACTTATTTGTTTGATAAATGATCAGGGTTTCAGCACATTTGCTGGTGGGGTAATGTTTAATAATTTCTGATTAGGAAGTAAAATATGTCAGTATGTTCTCTGAAATGTTAATTTACATaataaagcaatatatatatttttttatataatgttcTTAAGTTTAAAATCAGTTTACATAAACAGCTAATCGAAAAAAATGCTTCTCCCAAATACTTGAAGATGAAAATGTGTTGattgtaaaatagtttttgttaatattatgTTCATAGCTTTTGTATTGTTTACAAGCGCAAACATCTAAACATTACTAAATCAAGATATGTTTACTTGAAGCAAAATTGCATGACATAAAGAGTCTCGTTTTCTAATAAATTAATCTAAATGAGAACAAACATCCATCATTAACTcagataaatataatttatattttagattatatttatatttttttatacctCACTGAGTTTTCACtttgaacttaattgttttatgttcaatcaacttaaatttgttaaaacaattacgATAACTTAATTTTGGTcaagcaattgtgtggaacccagaatgtTTTGCGAGGATTGTGGTAAGGTGAACACTTTTTAAGGCCCACATAAACCTTGCTCAGACTTTTTTTTAtgattgctgagtcttgttatatcAAATATTATCAATTATATGCAATAAATCTGCAGTGTACGTGACCTGATTTTCAGCAGATTTCCTCTTTCTGCTAAGGTAATATAGCAAACTACAAAGCAATGTTTGAACTGAATGCGTTTTTCTGGTGTGGATTGAATTACTGAATTTAAGATGTATCATGTCCTTTATTTCACATTCATTGATTCTTAAAATTTGGTCACATTGGCTGGCATGTGAAGAAGTACTACTGTTCTGGATTTAAATCTGGATTTAGGTGTAAAAGAGCaagtggtcccactttatattaagtcgccttaattactatgtacttaaatttaaaatagtcatttataatacaatatacctatgtacatacatgtttttttaattgtacttAGGTTTTTTATTACATCtaattaatataattacattttagttATGTTTATAATTACACTTTTGACCCATcacttacaccttaacctacccatACAATTCCAAACTTGTGTCCGATGTCAATAGACCATTTTGAacgatgtaaacaaaaacaattatcccaacgtatttcctgttttacatttttaatttacatagCTACTGAaaatctaaaaagagccacatagTTATAAATAATGtcatgacagctgttttaatattaagttatgattgaattgcctcttattacagttatgaaatagtttgacaacaagcaggaaatgttcatgggccaatgacaacATTTAAATGGTCTGTAGCATCTCAACTGTactttttttgatgtaagtgccTAGTAGTTAAAGCCACTTAATAAAACGTTGGATTGAACAACTCTTAAACCAAGCAGTGTTTCTGTTTTTCAGTGCAGCAAATTCGCATAACCAACCTAAACGCTTAAATGAAGGTGGTGAAAGTTTTGGTTCACTTGTAAAACTTTAACAGCAAGTGGAGAAATAAAAATTAGGAACAAAAGTatttgtcattgttttttttattccataaaaTTTACTGTAGAAAAATTGTACTTTATTCAAACCAATGTTATTCCCCCAAGTTAATACAATATTCCACTGGCAATGTAACTTTTCACAAATGAcacatttgtacctgaagggtccttATTGATaacttaaagcaggggtcaccaatcctgttcctagagatctaccttcctgcaggtttcagttgcaaccctgaccaaacacacctgtctgtaattatcaagagcTTCTTcatgtcctaattaattggttcaggtgtgtttaatcagggatGGAGCTGAATTCTGCAGAAAGGtaactctccaggaacagggttggtgacccctttAACTTAAAGGAACATACTAGTAAAGTACAAACATGAAAAGTACAACCCTAGTGAcaacttttgtacctttatttctggaaGTGTTGAATAAACTTTGCTCTGCTTTAGATTTCAGTTAGTCCTCTTCATCTTGACTTGAACTCTGCCTTTCAAGTAATAATCTTACTGATGTTCCTGTTCTTTCTTTATAGAGAAAATGATTAATGATTCCTCTGAAAACTACAACTACGGTGATTATTATGAAGGAGCTGTGGAGCCGTGTTCTGTGGAGAGCAGGCAGAAGCTTGAGAACTTCCTCCGCTTGTTTATTCATCCAATCATTTGTGTGGCTGGTTTCATCGGCAACAGTCTTGTGATTGTAACGTACGCCCTCTACAAGCGAACCAAGTCCATGACTGACGTGTATCTGCTGAATGTGGCCATCGCTGACATCCTGTTTGTGGTGGCTCTGCCTTTAATCATCTACAGCGAGCAGCACAGTTGGGCCATGGGGAACATGTCCTGCAAGCTTCTGCGTGGCATCTATAGCGTCAATCTGTACAGCGGGATGTTACTTCTGGCTTGCATCAGTGGAGATCGATACCTTGCCATTGTGCAAGCCCGTCGCTCGTTCCGGCTGCGTTCAAGCACTCTTCTTTACAGCCATTTAGTTTGTGCAGCCGTCTGGTTGCTGGCCTTGCTTCTGTCCCTTCCCACCTTCATCTTTTATGAGCGTTACGAAAATGGTCTGACTGAATCTACCTTCCTATTCAACAATAATACCATCATGGAAGAAATTCAGTATGTCTGCTCTTTCAAGTTTGAGTCGAATGAAACAGCGCGTATGATGAAAACCATCGTGCCCAGCTCTCAGGTGGCAGTGGGTTTCTTTTTGCCTTTGCTCATAATGGGATTCTGTTACTCCAGCGTCATTGTCACCCTTCTTCGGGCCAAGAACTTTCAGAGGCACAAAGCAGTGCGTGTAGTGCTCACCGTGGTCCTTGTGTTTGTGGTCTGCCATATGCCTTATAACCTTGTGCTGTTGTACCATACCATCAATTTATTTGAACAGCAGGAATGCAGCCATGAGGAGGCCGTCGCGTTGACCATGACCATCACAGAAAGTTTGGCATACCTGCACTCTTGCCTCAATCCTCTGCTGTATGCCTTCATCGGGGTCAATTTCAGAAACCACTTCCGGAAGATCCTACGGGACATTTGGTGTTTGGGGAAGAACTATATGTCGGCAAGGCGGTCATCACGTGTTACCACTGAAATGTACCTTTCGACGCGGCGCTCTATGGATTATTCCAACAATGAAAATGGCACGTCGTTTACCATGTGATTGGATGCCTTTTAATTGACTGAATAACAACGGctcagtcattatttactcaccttcatgctGGGTCAAATTAGGTCAATTGTTTTGATTGAAATAATATGAGAGGaattccccagtactgggttgtggctaaaagggtatccgctgcgtaaaacatatcccagagtagatggcggttcattcaactgtggtgacccttaataaatcagggactaagccgaaggaaaatgaatgaatgagtatgaaAGTAAGTAAATGATGGCTTCTTTTATTGGACGCATGAATTTGAAGGAAACACACGAGTAACGGACCAACAAGGGAAAGTGAAGATCGCATGAACTATTTACAGATGATATCAGTGAGATCTTTTCTTGTATATGTTGTGTTAACCTCTTCTGTatatttctgaatattttaaatgatgtgcactGTATGTTGTACTAATGCagaatcttgtttatttttttactgtttaccTGTTGTAAATAGAATATTACCCAGTGTACCTGAGATATAAACATGTCctatctaaataaataagcaaatacaaCACAGTTAGAAATAATGAAGGGTAAAAGAGTTTTACCCacctttttatttttgtgctgaaaaaaatatgaCTATGAAACAATTAATATTCTTCTTTATTCTAAGAGGGTTTTGATCATGTTATTGGAACTATTAGATGTCTAATCTACAAACACTTTTCACTTTATATGCTTTAGTCTTTGCATGGCTTTTTGACAGGACACACTCTTGCATAACAGTCTTCTACCAAATCCATTTCCCTCATATTAAATTAGATAATTGTTAAAAGCACATTGGTTGTTTCAATATATTTAAAACTGACATTGTCCACTAGCTGGTTGAATAAAAATAGCTGCTGCCTCGGTGTGAACTTCTCCATTACTTATAGAACACCAAGTGTTGTACTTCTCTTTGTTTTGTCAATGTCCTATAGCTCATTTCTACATTTTAAGTGCCACTGGCCAGCTCCTGATGTCCTCAAACTAGATAAAAActgtttataatgtttattaataaaatacagataatttgacaaaaaaaaaaatttagtttttctttttttttaagaaaaggaTAATTATCCAACCTTGTTTTGGTTTGATGTatgagcaaaaaacaaaaacacatttgttCACAATATCTattgtttttaccaaaattaaaaaagaaaaaagaaaaagtggaTTGACATGAGTCAAGTCAAGTCTTTATTGTCATTTCAACAATATACAGTGCAGTACACAGTGAAACCAAACAATGTTCCTCTAGGACCAAGGTGCTACATCAAACAACTTAAATTAACAACATAACACAGGACTGTGCACTACTATATAAATTTAcaagaatgaaataaaataagataaactaACATCAAAATAAGAATGATAGCACAACGTAAGGCATTTATAAATGGTATTAATtgaattttcacttttattttgtgtGACTTTATGCAGTTAAACAGATTACAGTAATCATTGTTACATGTTAAAGCTGCTGTTATGTTTTCTAGCGTTTATGCCCAAGTTCAGTTGTATATGGAGAAAGCGTCCTCTGTTGCCCCCTATTGATGGTGGCAGTTTTGACACTTGACAGATTATTCATGCATTCCACTCTACCAAACTGGTTGAtttaacatactgtatatattacaaagAAGCATTTACATTTCATTAAAATGTAGCACTATATCCTTATTGCTATGTGAAAATCATACCATCAGCATCTTTAaagttaaaatacataaatacatttagggATATATAACAGTTAACCATTAAATGAGAAAACGTGACGTATGACGTATccttatatatacttatatttatacatatatgcatatttatacttGTATATACTTTTAGATTTTTCTAATAGAAAACACTTTCATGTGAGTGTAACAAATTTCTGCCCAATTAACTTAAAAGATACAGATTTCTCTAAAAATCAAATTGTTGATCCATCAAACTGGAAGCGTAAAGGGACCGTGGGTTATTTTTTGCACTTGTCCAGACGCCGACCGACGCTACTGAGGTAAAAGAAATACCATAGAGAAAAGATGACTGACGTTTTCAGCCTCACGTTGGAAAGGAACTAAAAGGTACCCTGTCtgtctgctatatatatatatatatatatatatatatatatatatatatatatatatatatatatatatatatatatatatatacatacgtatgtatgtgtgtgtgtgtgtgtgtatgtatatggatatggtcagcatttaaagtggatcaaaacgaTTTATCAAAGTTGTCTAAAAACTATTCAGCGACACCCATTCTTGtatgacaattttgaaaaacttttacGATCCATTTAAGATTTTAAgtactgtgtgtgttttaataatattaatcagcATGTTTTAGGTATGTTACACGTTTAGTCACTTAAAAAACGACTCCTTGTTTTTAATGAATTGAAAACACTCGCAGCATTATTTAAACACTTCACGCGGGACTCTTGAACCAAGAGAGTCACTGTTCTAGAATGCGGAGCCATGACAACAGTGGAACGGTTATTGGAGAAAGTCAGACATTTCTTTGACGAATTCAGTCAATCCTCGTCTTTCCTCAGAAGTTGAGAAGGTATGTTTTGCTTATTTCcactttatttctgttttagtttAGCATTTTATCTGTTTTCTTAGTTTTCACCCAAGCTGAATGTTACAGGTTGACGTTGTCTTACCGCGTTTAGTTGGTTTTTGGTCTTTTGTCGTCGTTATTGTTGCTTTTTTGGTAACATTCGGTGAGGCGACATTAGTAACGTTATTTGACTTAATGTAATATCTTTATTTTCCACACTTCTTTTCCTAATAACCGTGGTAAAGGTTAGCAATGCTGTAcctatattcgcacattcattcatttttgatcaGTGTTAACTTGTGACACGGTCCCTAACCTTATATTGTCTATCGAGATATTTTGAATATTCATTAGCCAAATTGTGAACATTTCATACatgagattaaacaatattattttacactGTGTAACATTAACGTTGGAAacagaaaagctaaaaaaaacatattatgtaAGCATTTAGTAAATTTCATTTACCTATTTAACTTATTTATGCTGAATACTATGAATGTGTAGCTAATATAATTTCTCtcattgttattttgttttatttttttataattgttgtgAGATGTATcgggcggatttagtgatttgggtgTTTTAATACAGCCATGGGGCCCAACAGTCCTAAAATGCACCTTttctactttaattttaatttacagtTCAGTCGTTATGAAGTAAACTAGAATCCACTAGAGCTGCAAAATGAATCAATGCATCTCAATGTAATTATGTGATTAATTATGAATGTTATTTTCcctacaaaacaacaaaacataatctCACAGACatgtcttaattttattttaattctctgctgaattaaaacaaaataatcaagGCTATCACAGATGTCCTAaagtttaccaaaaaaaaaaaaaaaaaaacaataattgtaattttaaaactttCCACCCATTAAAACCAGCACATTTTATTAGTGTTTTGGGACATTTTGGGGCCCAGCAGTCTTAAAATGCACCCTCTCTACTTTTAttagatttacatttacagtTCAGTCTGTGTGAAGTAAACCAGAATCCACCAGAGCTGCAAAATGAATCAATGCGACTCGATCTTCCCTACAAAACAACGAAGCAGGGTCTCTTTAAAAATCCCAGggtgtccttcgaaaaagaggaGGGGTTTCACCCCGagatcctggccaaatttgcccactggcctctgtttatcatggcctcctaaccctccccatatcataattggcttcatcactctgtttcctctccaccaatcagctggtgtgtggtgtgcggtctggcaaaAAATGGCTGCtgttgtgtcatccaggtggatgctgcaggCTGTTGGTTAAAGAGGAGAATctccccattgtgtaaagcgctttgagtgcatataatattttttcataatattttatatttgtttgtttctttatactcaagctcaatgttactggttaatgttttctttgtgtagtttctatctcgtTGTTCTTGTTGTATTGtctttttgtgtttctttttgtcctttttcccagatttcgggattataaggtaacattttctcagttcttttttttatatttgatatttgtttgtttctttatacttaAGCTTAATGTTACTGGTTAATGTTTTCTCTGCATAGTTTCTatctcgttgttgttgttgttgttgtttttgtttgtcttttttgtgtctttttctctttttgcacagattttgaggttaaaaggtaAAATGTTTGGTTGTCTGTTGGCTGAGTAagtggggatgtggtgggtgggccatcatttactcagccattgTATCTTGATATTTTCTTCAAGCACTCTAcacccagatttcgggattataaagtaacattttattgattctttttaataatatttgatatttgtttatactcaagctcaattttactggttaatgttttttttgtgtagtttctatctcgttgttgttgttgttgttgttgtttttgtttgtctctttttgtgtctttttctcttttgcacagattttgaggttaaaaggtaaaatgtttggttctctgttggctgagtaagtggggatgtggtgggtgggccatcatttactcagccattgTATCTTGATATTTTCTTCAAGGACTCTAcacccagatttcgggattataaagtaacatttttaaaaatattttttaatgtttgatatTTGTTCGTTTCTTTAAACTCAAGCTTAATGTTACTggttaatgtttatttgtgtagtttctatctcgtTGTTGTTgtcgctgttgttgttttttttttttttgtctttttctctttttgcacagattttgaggttaaaaggtaaaatgtttggctctctgttggctgagtaagtggggatgtggtgggtgggacatcatttactcagccactgtatcttgatattttcttcaagcactttatacccagatttcgggattataaggtaacattttctccattcttttttataattttgatatttgtttgtttttttatacctAAGCTTAATGTTACTGGTTAATGTTTTCTCTGCATAATTTCTatctcgttgttgttgtttttgttgtcgttgttgttgtttttgtttgtcttttttgtgtctttttctctttttgcacagattttgaggttaaaaggtaaaatgtttggtttctgttagctgagtgagtggggatgtggtgggtgggccatcatttactcagccattgTATCTTGATGTTTTCTTCAAGCACTCTACACCTAGATTTTGGGATTTTAAGGTAACATTTtattgattctttttaataatatttgatatttgtttgtttcttattaCTCAAGCTTAATGTTACtggttaatgtttttttgtgtagtttctatctcgttgttgttgttgttgttttgtctctttttgtgtctttttctctttttgcacagattttgaggttaaaaggtaAAATGTTTGGTTCTCTGTTAGCTGAGTgagtggggatgtggtgggtgggccatcatttactcagccattgTATCTTGATGTTTTCTTCAAGCACTCTACACCTAGATTTTGGGATTTTAAGGTAACATTTtattgattctttttaataatatttgatatttgtttatactcaagctcaattttactggttaatgtttttttgtgtagtttctatctcgttgttgttgttgttgttgtttttgtttgtctctttttgtgtctttttctcttttgcacagattttgaggttaaaaggtaaaatgtttggttctctgttggctgagtaagtggggatgtggtgggtgggacatcatttactcagccactgtatcttgatattttcttcaagcactttatacccagatttcgggattataaggtaacattttctccattcttttttataattttgatatttgtttgttttgtttgtttttttatacctAAGCTTAATGTGTctggttgatgttttctttgcatagtttctatgttgttgttgttgttttgtctttttttgtgtctttttgtctttttatccAGATtttgggattataaggtaacattttctctgTTCTTTTGTGCAatgtttgatatttgtttgtttcttattaCTCAAGCTTAATGTTACTGGttaatgttttctttgcatagtttctatcttgttgttgttgtcgttgttgttgttttgtctctttttgtgtctttttctgtttttgcacagattttgaggttaaaaggtaAAATGTTTGGCTTTGTGTTGGCTGAGTgagtggggatgtggtgggtgggccatcatttactcagccattgTATCTTGATATTTTCTTGAAGCATTCTAcacccagatttcgggattataaagtaacattttattgattctttttaataatatttgatatttgtttatactcaagctcaattttactggttaatgtttttttgtgtagtttctatctcattgttgttgttgttgttgttgttgttttgtctctttttgtgtctttttgtctttttgc
Protein-coding sequences here:
- the ccr6a gene encoding C-C chemokine receptor type 6a, whose translation is MINDSSENYNYGDYYEGAVEPCSVESRQKLENFLRLFIHPIICVAGFIGNSLVIVTYALYKRTKSMTDVYLLNVAIADILFVVALPLIIYSEQHSWAMGNMSCKLLRGIYSVNLYSGMLLLACISGDRYLAIVQARRSFRLRSSTLLYSHLVCAAVWLLALLLSLPTFIFYERYENGLTESTFLFNNNTIMEEIQYVCSFKFESNETARMMKTIVPSSQVAVGFFLPLLIMGFCYSSVIVTLLRAKNFQRHKAVRVVLTVVLVFVVCHMPYNLVLLYHTINLFEQQECSHEEAVALTMTITESLAYLHSCLNPLLYAFIGVNFRNHFRKILRDIWCLGKNYMSARRSSRVTTEMYLSTRRSMDYSNNENGTSFTM